The following are from one region of the Ornithorhynchus anatinus isolate Pmale09 chromosome X1, mOrnAna1.pri.v4, whole genome shotgun sequence genome:
- the NDFIP1 gene encoding NEDD4 family-interacting protein 1 isoform X3, which yields MLQNEEEPGEAEQAVNDAPPPYSSISAESAAYFDYKDESGFPKPPSYNVATTLPTYDEAERTKVEATIPLVPGRDDDFVARDDFDDADQLRIGNDGIFMLTFFMAFLFNWIGFFLSFCLTTSAAGRYGAISGFGLSLIKWILIVRFSTYFPGYFDGQYWLWWVFLVLGFLLFLRGFINYAKVRKMPDTFSTLPRTRVLFIY from the exons TTGCAGAACGAGGAGGAGCCTGGCGAGGCGGAACAAGCGGTCAACGATGCACCTCCACCATACAGCAGCATTTCGGCAGAGAGTGCTG CTTATTTTGACTACAAAGATGAATCGGGGTTTCCAAAGCCCCCTTCGTATAACGTGGCCACAACCCTGCCTACTTACGACGAAGCTGAAAGAACTAAAGTCGAAGCCACCATCCCCTTGGTTCCAGGAAGA GATGATGACTTTGTGGCCCGAGATGATTTTGATGACGCCGACCAGCTGCGGATAGGAAACGATGGGATTTTCATGTTAACTTTTTTCA TGGCGTTCCTCTTTAACTGGATTGGGTTTTTCCTGTCTTTCTGCCTGACCACCTCAGCTGCAGGCAGATATGGCGCCATTTCAGGGTTTGGCCTGTCTCTGATTAAGTGGATTCTGATCGTCAGG TTTTCCACCTATTTCCCGGGTTACTTTGATGGGCAGTACTGGCTCTGGTGGGTTTTCCTCGTTTTAG gCTTTCTCCTGTTTCTCAGAGGATTTATCAATTATGCAAAGGTTCGGAAGATGCCAGACACCTTTTCAACTCTTCCCAGGACCAGAGTTCTCTTTATATACTAA